A genomic stretch from Prionailurus bengalensis isolate Pbe53 chromosome E2, Fcat_Pben_1.1_paternal_pri, whole genome shotgun sequence includes:
- the LOC122494012 gene encoding cytochrome P450 2B11-like, giving the protein MELSVVLLLAVLTGLLLLLARDHPKAHGRLPPGPRPLAFLGNILQMDRRGLLKSFLRLREKYGDVFTVYLGPRPVVMLCGIEAIREALVDQAEAFSGRGRVSTVEQIFQGYGVIFANGERWKLLRRFSLATMKNFGMGKRSIEERIQEECQCVVEELRKTQGAFQNPTFLFHSMTANIICSIVFGTRFSYKDPKFLRLLDLFYQTFTLLSSFSSQVFELFYNFLKYFPGTHRQIYKNAQEIIAFIEDAVEKHRETLDPGTPRDFIDAYLIRMDKEKSDPNSEFHHRNLICTVLSLFFAGTETTSSTLRYAFQLMLKYPHVTERVHKEIDQVIGPHRFPSLDDRAKMPYTDAVIHEIQRFSDLLPIGIPHMVTKDTHFRGYFMPKGTEVYPLLHSALNDPHYFEKPDAFNPDHFLDANGALKKTEAFIPFSMGKRICLGEGIAHMELFLFFTTILQNFSVASPVAPEDIDLTPQESGIGRVPPVYQISFRSRRGD; this is encoded by the exons ATGGAGCTCAGTGTCGTTCTCCTCCTTGCTGTCCTCACGGGACTCCTGCTTCTGCTGGCCAGGGACCACCCGAAGGCCCATGGCCGCCTCCCGCCAGGCCCCCGTCCTCTGGCCTTCTTGGGGAATATTCTGCAGATGGACAGAAGAGGCTTACTCAAATCCTTCCTGAGG CTCCGAGAGAAATACGGGGATGTCTTCACGGTGTACCTGGGGCCAAGGCCTGTGGTCATGCTGTGTGGGATAGAGGCCATACGGGAGGCCCTGGTGGACCAAGCTGAGGCCTTCTCTGGCCGGGGGAGAGTGTCTACTGTAGAGCAAATCTTTCAAGGCTATG gtgTGATCTTTGCCAACGGGGAACGCTGGAAGCTCCTTCGGCGATTCTCTCTGGCCACCATGAAGAACTTCGGGATGGGGAAGCGGAGTATAGAGGAGCGGATTCAGGAGGAGTGTCAGTGTGTGGTAGAGGAACTGCGGAAAACCCAGG GAGCCTTCCAGAACCCCACCTTCCTTTTCCACTCCATGACTGCCAACATCATCTGCTCCATTGTCTTTGGAACACGCTTTAGCTACAAAGATCCCAAGTTCCTGCGGTTGCTGGACTTGTTCTACCAGACCTTCACGCTCCTCAGCTCCTTCTCCAGCCAG GTGTTCGAGCTTTTCTACAACTTCTTGAAGTACTTTCCAGGTACACACAGGCAAATCTACAAAAACGCGCAGGAAATCATAGCCTTCATAGAGGACGCTGTGGAGAAGCACCGTGAAACCCTGGACCCCGGCACCCCCCGGGACTTCATCGATGCCTACCTGATCCGCATGGAcaaa GAGAAGTCCGACCCCAACAGCGAATTCCACCATCGGAACCTCATCTGCACGGTGCTCTCCCTCTTCTTCGCCGGCACGGAGACCACCAGCAGCACGCTCCGCTATGCTTTCCAGCTCATGCTCAAGTATCCTCACGTcacag AGAGAGTCCACAAGGAGATTGACCAGGTGATTGGCCCACACCGCTTTCCATCCCTTGATGATCGAGCCAAAATGCCATACACTGACGCAGTCATCCATGAGATTCAGAGATTCAGTGACCTCCTCCCCATTGGCATTCCCCACATGGTCACCAAAGACACTCACTTCAGAGGGTACTTCATGCCCAAG GGCACTGAAGTATATCCCCTCCTGCACTCTGCTCTCAATGACCCACATTACTTTGAAAAACCAGATGCCTTCAACCCTGACCACTTTCTGGATGCCAATGGGGCACTGAAGAAGACTGAAGCTTTTATCCCCTTCTCCATGG GGAAGCGCATTTGTCTTGGTGAAGGCATCGCCCACATGGAATTATTCCTCTTCTTCACCACCATCCTCCAGAACTTCTCTGTGGCCAGCCCTGTGGCCCCCGAGGACATCGACCTCACACCCCAGGAGAGTGGCATAGGAAGAGTGCCCCCAGTATACCAGATCAGCTTTCGGTCCCGCAGAGGGGACTGA